The Actinomycetes bacterium genome includes the window TCCGACGTATAGCCCTTGCTCGGGCCTGTTTCCGGGAAGAAAGCCAGCCCAGACAGCGCCAAGGGCCAGCGTCTTCTCAAACGACGAAGCTGCTCGCTGTCGCTAGATAGCCATTGCCCGAGGAGGCGCTACCCTGGTAGACATGCGATGTCTGGAGACGGGTTCGGCATCGATCGGTCATGACATCTCGTCCCCGGGAGGCACACATGGCGGTCACCGACGAAGCCATCGGCAAGATAAAAGGCATGATCGTGTCGGGCGAGCTGCGGCCCGGTGATCGGCTGCCGAAAGAGGCCGACCTGGCCGAGCGGCTCGGCCTGTCCCGCAGCTCGTTGCGGGAGGCGGTCAAGGCCCTGTCGCTCATTCGTGTGCTCGACGTGCGGCAGGGCGACGGCACCTACGTCACCAGCCTCGAGCCGGGGTTGCTCCTTGAAGGCGTCGGTATCGCCGTCGAGCTGCTGCAGGGCGAGACACTCCTGGAGATCACCGAGGTGCGCCGGCTGTTCGAGCCCGTCGCCACGGGGCTGGCCGCCACCAGGATCTCCGCGGACCAGCTCACCGAGGTCAAGGGACACCTCGACGCCATGCGGGAGTCCTCCGGCGACGTCGAGGGCCTGATCCGGTACGACGCGGCCTTCCACCGAGCCGTCATCGCGGCCACCGGCAACCGGACCCTGACAACCCTGCTCGAGCGCATCTCCAGCCAGACCCTGCGCGCCCGCAGCTGGCGCGGACTCGTCGACGCCAACGCCGCGGGCCGCACCCTGGCCGAGCACGAGACGATCTACGCCGCCCTTGCCGCCGGTGACTCGGCCCTGGCCCAGGCCGCGGCGCTCCTGCACGTCGGCAGCACCGAGATGTGGCTACGCCCCCTCTTGACGGGCGGCGAGCCCGGCACCGGCGCCACCGACCTGTCCGACCCGCCAGCCGAACCCATTTCCGGGGAGACCGATGCGGTTCCCGCGGCCAGGGCCTGAGGACCCAGTCGGTGAGGCCACGCCGCTACTCGTGTGGCCGGTACTCGTGTGAAGGGAGACCGATGCCGTTCCCGCGGCCAGGGGCTGAGGGCGCTGAGCGACCCGCGAGGGTCGACGCCCACCAGCACGTCTGGGACCTGAGCGTCCGGGACCAGCCCTGGCTCACCGAGGCGGGGATGGCCCCCATCCACCGCAGCTTCGCCATGGCCGACCTCGTCCCGGCGGCCGCGGTGGCCAGGGTGACGCGCACGATCCTGGTCCAGGTCCTCCCCGATCTGCGGGAGACGACGGAGTTCCTTGCCCTGGCGGCGGACTCGGACCTGATCGGCGGGGTGGTCGGTTGGATGGACCTCACCCGGCCGGACGTCGCCGAGCTGCTGGCGGCGCTGCGTGCGCTGCCAGGTGGCGACCGTCTGGTCGGTGTGCGCCACCTCGTGCAGAGCGAACCGGACCCTGGCTGGCTCGTGCGGGCGGACGTACGCCGCGGGCTGCGCGCCGTGGGTGCTGCGGGACTCTGCTACGACCTGCTCACGCTGCCGCGCCAGCTGCCCGCCGCCGTCGATGCCGCGCGGGCACTGCCCGAGACGACCTTCGTGCTCGACCACCTGTCCAAGCCGCCGATCGCCTCGGGGGCGCTGGAGCCATGGGCGACCCGGATCCGGGAGCTGGCCGCCGAGCCCAACGTCTCCTGCAAGCTCTCCGGCATGGTCACCGAGGCGGACCGGGCGTCCTGGACGGTGGCGGCGCTGCGGCCGTACGCCGACACGGCGGTCGAGGCGTTCGGTCCAGGACGGGTCATGTTCGGCTCCGACTGGCCGGTGTGCCTGCTCGCCGCGTCCTACGCCGAGGTCGTCGCGGCCGCCGACGAGCTGCTGGCCGGCCTGGCACCGGCCGAGCAGGACGAGGTGTTCGGCGGTACCGCCGCCCGGGTGTATCGGCTGGCCGAGAGCGGGGGGCGCTGATGCAGCGTCGTTCGCCTTGCTTTTCTGTCTAGTTCAGGCGGGCTAGTCTTCCCTGGGTCCCGCATGTCCCCGATGCCGGGAGGAAGCCATGCCGCGACGACTGCTCGCCCTGCTGGCCGCCACCGTCCTCGCCTTCACGCTGGCGCCGGCCACCGTCCTGGCCGGGTCGCGCGCCGGCCAGGCCGCCCCCACCGCCGAGAAGCGGCCGACCGCCACCGGCACCGGCGGGGCGATCGCCACCGTCGATCTCGACGCGTCCAAGGCTGGGCTGGGCGTGCTGCGCCGGGGCGGCAACGCGGTCGACGCGGCCGTGGCCGCGGCGGCCATCCTGGGCGTGACCGAGCCCTACTCGGCCGGCATCGGCGGGGGCGGCTACATGGTCGTCTACCTGGCCCGCGAGCGCCGGGTGGTCACCATCGACGGGCGCGAGACCGCGCCGGCCCGCTTCCGGGAGGACAGCTTCGTCGACCCGGCCACCGGCCAGCCGATCCCGTTCGCCGAGCGGGTCACCTCGGGGCTCGGCGTCGGCGTGCCCGGGACCCCGGGCACCTGGCGGGACGCGCTGGCCCGGTACGGGACGATCACCCTGGGCGAGGCGCTCGCCCCCGCCATCCAGGTGGCCGAGCGCGGCTTCGTGGTCGACCAGACCTTCCGCGACCAGACCCTGGCCAACCTCGACCGCTTCCGGGCGGTCACACCGACCCGGGAGCTGTTCCTCACCCCGGGAGGAGACGCGCCCGCGGTCGGGTCCACGTTCCGCAACCCCGACCTGGCCGCCACCTACCGGCTCCTCGCCGCCAAGGGCCTGGCCCCGTTCTACCAGGGCCGGATCGGCCACGCGATCGTGGACACGGTGCAGCACCCGCCAGTCGCGCCCGGCGCCACCCTGAACGTCCGGCCCGGCCTGATGGCCCTGGCCGACCTGGCCGACTACCGCACGATCGCACGCGCGCCGACCCGGGTCGCCTACCGGGGCCGCGAGGTCTACGGCATGGCGCCCTCCTCGAGCGGCGGCACCATCGTGGGCGAGGCGCTCAACATCCTGGAGGGCTTCCCGCTCGGTGCCGAGCCGCGGGCGCTCGCGCTGCACCACTACCTGGAGGCGTCCCGGCTCGCCTTCGCCGACCGCAACCGCTGGATCGGCGACCCCGCCTACGTGCGCGTGCCCCTGCGCGGGCTGCTCGCCCAGGGGTTCGCCGAGGAACGCCGTTGCCTGATCGGCCCGCGCGCGGCGGCTAGCCCGGTCCCGCCCGGCGACCCGTTCCCGCCGTTCGACCGGGACTGCCGCGCGACCGGGACCGGGGCGAGCGGCCAGGCCAGCGGGCCGAGCACCACCCACCTCACGGTTGCCGACCGCTGGGGGAACGTGGTCGCCTACACGCTCACGATCGAGCAGACCGGGGGCAGCGCCCTCACCGTGCCTGGCTATGGCTTCCTGCTCAACAACGAGCTGACCGACTTCAACCCGGTGCCCCTGTTCCCAGGCGTGCCCGACCCCAACCTGCCCGCCCCCGGAAAGCGGCCCCGCAGCTCGATGAGCCCGACGATCGTGCTCGACCACGGCCGGCCCGTGCTGGCGGTCGGCTCCCCGGGAGGGGCCTCGATCATCACCACCGTGCTGCAGATCCTGGTCAACCGGTTCGACTTCGGGATGAGCCTGCCCGAGGCGATCGCCGCGCCCAGGGCGTCCCAGCGCAACGCCGACCCCGGCCAGGCCGAGCCGGCGTTCCTGGCCACCCCCGAGGCGGTCGCGCTCCAGGCCCTCGGCCAGAGGCTCGGCTCCGTCGCCGAGCTCGGGGCGGCCGCCGGGGTCGCCTTCCTGCCCGGCGGCCTGCTCCAGGCCGCGGCGGAGCCGGCCCGCCGCGGGGGCGGCAGCGCCCTGGTCGTCCACCCCCGCTGAGGAGGGGGCGGTCGCGGGAGCAGCCGAGGTCGCGGGTGCGGGGGATGCCCGGCGGGGGGTGCCCGCCGAGGTCGCGAGGCCGGGGGGTTCGCGCCGGGGGTCCTCCGGCGAGGTCGCGGGTGCCCGCCGATGGGTGCCTGGCGGGGTGCCCGGCGGGGTCGCGGATGCTCGGCGGGGCTGTCTGGCAGGGGGTACTCGCCGAGGGTGCCCCCGACCGCCCTGCTACGCGGCGAGCAGGCCGATGCCGAGCGAGACCACGCCGAGGGCGAGCGAGACCGCGCCCGCGTAGACCAGCACGATCAGCCGGTTGGGCTTGGTGACGTCACGGCCGGCCGAGGACAGGAAGAACCCGGCCGACATCAGGATGGCCGCGGCCCAGATGCCGGTGCGCGCGAAGAAGGCGAGCACGCCGCTCAGGTCGGCCGCGTCGGCCAGGATCTGGCCGACCAGGGCCAGGGTCACCAGTACGCCGGCGTGGGCATGCCCGGCCCTGGCGAACGACTGCTGGAACCCGGTCATCGGCTGCTGGCCGCGCACGACCCGCAGCATGAACCAGCCGCCTGACTCGACGGCGACGATCGTCAGCAGGAGGAGCCCGGCGGTGCTCCGGGAATCAGGCGAGAGCGCGAGCGTCGCAAGCATCGGTACCCCCGTTCATGCGGTACGCTGACCCTCCACAGTGGAGGGTGGTGCGTCGCCCAGCCTGGACCTGCCACAGTGGAGTGTCAAGTCGTTCCGAGGGGGCGCCCATGCCCGACCGTCCGCTCAACGCCACTGCGGCGTCCCTGCTCGGCTTCTTGCACCAGGGGCCGATGACCGGCTGGGACCTGGTCGCCACCACCCAGGCGGCGATCGGCGACTTCTGGTCGCTCAGCCAGAGCCAGGTGTACCGGGAGCTCGCCGCGATGGCCGACGCCGGCCTGGTCACGGCCGGTGAGCGCGGCCCGCGCGAGCGCCAGCCCTACGCCATCACCGACGCGGGACGGGCCGCGTTCGCCGCCTGGGTCGACCGCGAGCCCGGCCCGGAGAGTATCCGCTACCCGCTGCTGCTGACGATCGCGTTCGGCCGGCACCTCCGGCCCGAACGACTGGCCGCCTTCGTGCATGGCCACCGGGCCGAGCATGCCGAGCGGCTGGCCCGGTACGAGCAACTCCACGAGGCTGCGCGGGCGGCCGGCGGCCAGCCCGACCCGTATGCCATGGCCACGCTCGACTTCGGCCTGGCCTACGAGCGGGCCGTGCTGGCCTGGTTCGACCAGCTCCCGCCGGCGATCCGTGGGGACGGCAGGTAGCGTCGCCGGCGCCCTCTCCGCTCGGGCGACGGGCGCCCTGGCGTGTGCACGACGTCGGACGCCCTCGGCCGGGCGCCTGGTGACCGGCGTGTGCACGACGTCGGACGCCCTCGGTGAGCGACGGCGCCTTGGCGTGTGGAGCCGTCAGGCGCCCGCGGTCGGGCTGGGCTCCTCCTTGCCGGTGACGGTGAGGCATCCGGCGCTCGGGATGAACACCGACACCGAGCCGCTGTCCCAGCGCACGGTGATCAGGTTGCCCTCCACCCCGGTGACCACGCCGCTCCGGGTGGAGCTGCCGACCTTCTCCGACTCGACGAGCACGCGGTCGCCGATGCTGACCATCGTTCGACCTCCTGTGATACCGCTGCTGACCATCGTTCGACCTCCTGTGATACCGCTGTGATAGCGAGGTAGGGCGAGGTAGTAGGGAGTCCGAGTGTCGCCCGGCAGTCCCCGTGATTCAAGGGGGGTCCGGCCACGTACCCTGGCGGCATGCAAGGACCGTCCCGGGAACGTCTCCGCCGCTCCGGCGGGCCCCGTCCACCCGTGCCCGGCGCGCGGGTGAACCGCGCCTCCCCGCTCTCCCCCGAGACCCGGCTCGTCCACGCCGACCTGCACAACCACACGCTGATCTCCGACGGCGACGGCGAGCCCGGCCGCGCCTTCGACTCCATGCGCGCGGCCGGGCTCGACGTCGCCGCCATCACCGACCACGCCGCGATCGCGCCCGAGGAGCTGACCGCCGAGGAGCTGACCGCCCACCCACCGCCCGACTCGATCGACCGGGCGGCCTGGCGGCGCCTGAAGCAGCTGGCCGACCAGGCCAGGGAGGACGGGGCCTTCGTCTCCCTGCGGGGGTTCGAGTGGTCCCACCCGTGGCTCGGACACGTGAACGTGTGGTTCTCCCAGCACTACCTGCACCCCCGGGCGACGGCGAGCCCGTCTGTCGCGCCCCTGTGGCGCTGGCTTGCCGAGCCTGCACCGGGGGCTCCGTCCCCCAGGCTGGCCAGCCTGGCCGGCTTCAACCACCCCGGGCGGGAGGTGGGCCGCTTTTCCGGCTTCGCGTTCGACCCAGCCGTCGCCTCCCGGCTGGTGTCGTTCGAGATCTTCAACCGCGACGAGGACTACCTGTTCGAGGGCACCGACGCCGGATGGCCGTCTCCCCTGGTCGAATGCCTCGAGGCGGGCTGGCGGCCCGGGCTCACCGGCGTGAGCGACGAGCACGGCACCAACTGGGGCTTCGAGCCGGGCAAGGGCCGCACCGGCCTGCACGTCGGCTCGCTCACCCGTTCTGGGGTGCATGCGGCCCTCCTCGACCGGCGCTGCTTCGCGACCCGGCTCGCGGGGCTCCGCCTCGATGCGGTCGCCGGGCGCACCCCCATGGGCGGCCTGCTCGCCCACTGGCGTGGCCCGGTCCGCTTCCAGCTCGACGTCGACCGCGGCCCGAGCTGGTGGGGTCGGCCGCTGCTGGTCCAGGTCCTCCGCCCGGGCTGGCCCATGCCCGTGGTGACCGAGTCGGTTGAGGTCAAGGTGCCCCGGCCGGACCAGCTGCCGCTCACGTTCGACGTCCGGGTGGACGCCGCGGACGGTTCCTGGGTCGTCCTGCGGGTGACCGACCCGGCCGAGCCCGCCGACCCCAGGGCCAGGGGCGAGTTCCTGGCCGCCGGCGACGCGGTCGCCTACACCAGCCCGTTCTACCTGGTGCCCGACGCCCCGGCCTGACCCGCCTGGGGCGGGTCGCTCCCGGCTCGGGAGACCAGGGCCGGGGACCTGGAGCGGCCCCGGTCGAGCAGCAGGAGCACGCTCACCGCGGCGGTCAGGGCCAGGGAGATCGCGAGCGACGGGCCGGCGCGGTTGAGCTGGGGCTTGCCGGCTGCGAGGTCGGCCAGCGGGAGGAGCGCCTGCAGCGCGACCACGCCGAGCAGGAGCCGTGGGCGGGGCGACCGGGCCAGGGCGAGCGCAGCCGCCGGCATGACCACGGGGAACGCGTAGAGCGCGTAGCGGGACCAGTCCCAGCCGATCAGGAAGTTGGCGAAGACCGGCGCCAGCCACCAGGCCAGGCGGCGGACCGGTCCCGACCCCAGGCCGGCCACGGCCAGCGGCCACCACACGCCCAGCGACATCGCGAACGCGCTGCCCAGCCAGAACGGGCCGTCCTGGTCCATGCGTGTGCGCAGGACGTGCCCGAGCACGGTGGCGGGCGACTGCGAGTACTCGACCGACGGCAGGCTGGGTGCGTACGCCAGCACGAGCACGAAGGCCACGACGGCCGGTGCCAGCAGCGCGGCCGTGCGCAGCGCCGCAGCCCGGTCGAGGCGGCGGCCGGAGGCGAGCCAGGCGTAGACGGGCAGCGCGACGCCGGCGAACAGCTCGCGGGTGCCCGCCATGAGCACCAGCAACGGCGCGACCAGCCAGGTCGGCCGGGCCCGGACCAGGGCCAGGAACGCCCCGGCGAGCAGCGCGAACGCGGCCGGGTCGGACAGGTAGGGGTCGTACAGGTAGAAGACCCAGCCCCGGCTGCACAGCAGGCCCGCGGTGGCCGCCAGCGCCCAGCCGTGGCTCGCACCGAGCCGCCGGGCCAGCAGGTAGACGAGCAGGCCGCTGGCGGCCAGGCAGGCCAGAGAGATGGCATGGTAGGTGGTGGCCGGCTCGCCGCCGAGCAGGTGGACCAGCCAGGGCACGAGCACCCTCGAGCTGTAGGGCCGGATCACAGCCTGGCCCGGGTCGGCCGCCATCTCGAGGTAGTGGCCGGCGTCGCAGCAGACGGGCTGGCCGACCAGGGGGGTAACCAGCCGCCAGGCAGCGGTGAGGGCGACCGCGACCCCGGCAGCCTGGACCGCCTCGGCCCGCGTGGCCGCGACGCCCGGCCGCCCAGAAAAGAAGGGGCGCGCAGGCCGTCCTGGGGCGTCTCGGCTGGTCCCTGGGGCGTCTCGGCTGGTCCCCGGGGCGTCTCGGCTGGTCCCTGAGGCGTCTCGGCTGGTCCCTGTCGTCACGATGGCGTGCAGGATAGGTACAGCTCGGGCGAGCGGTCGAACAGCACCAGCGGGGCGCCTCGGTCCCGCGCGAGTTCGAGAGCGGCCTGACGGGTGGCCGCTGCCAGCGCGGCGGGCGGCAGCTCGCCGGTCAGCAGGGCCGGCAGGTCGTCCTGGCAGTGCTCGGTCACCGGTGCGTCCTGTCGCTCGATCCCGGGGCGGCCCCGGTCGGGTGCCGCCGATCCCTCAAGTTTGCCTCGATCTCACCGAAGGGGCGAGAGGAGCACCCGGTCCCCGGCCCGGTCCGCCATGGCGGCCCGGGCCGGCTCCGCCGTCCAGCCGCGTCGGCTTCGCCGTCCAGTCGACGCCTGCCTGCCGCTTGGAGCGCGACGTGCGAAGACCATCGACCCCCGTCCTGCTGGCGGCCGTCCTGGCCGCCGTCGCCGTCCTGACCGGCTCTCCCGCCCTGGCGGACCCGCCGGGCCGTGGGTTGCCTGCTCTCGCCTGGTCGCCCGCTGGTGCCTGGTCGCCAGCTGCTGGCGCCGCGGGCGTGCCCCGGGTAGCGGCTGGCAGCGCCGCGGGCGTGCTCTGGGCGCCGGCTGGCAGCGCGGCGCGCGTGCTCCGGGCGCCGGCTGGCGAGGCCGCCGCGAAGGCCGAGGCGGCGGAGCTGCGCCGACGGGTGCGTGAGGTGGCCGAACGGGCGGAGAGGCTGGCCGCCGCCGCCGACGCGGCCCAGGCACGGGCGGACCTGCTCACCGCGACCGCGGCGGTGCGCCAAGGCGAGCTGGACGAGGCCGAGCGGGTGCTCGGCGACGCCAGGGATCGATACGATCAGCAGGTCCGCCACCTCTACATGCAAGGGCCGCTGGCGCCGTTCGAGCCCCTGCTGTACGTCGCCGACCCGGCCGGGCTGGAGATGGCGCGCCGGGCCATGGCCGAGACCCTGCGCGGCGGCCAGCGCGACCTGCTCGTGGTCGAGGTGGCCACCGGCAGGGTAGAGCTGGCCCTGGCCGAGCTGCGCCGGAGCCAGGCCGACCTCCGGGTCGAGCAGGGCCGCCTTGCCGCCCGCCGGGCCGAGCTGGCTGCCGAGCTGGCCACCGGGCAGGCGCTGCTCGACGCCGCAGACGCCGCGGTACGCCAGGCCGTGGCCGCGGAGCAGCGCCGCCGGGAGGCCGCGCACCGGGCCCTGGTGCTCGCGGCCCTGGCCCGGACCGGGAGGGCCTCGGTGCACGGCGGCGTCCGCTGCGACCTGACCGGCATGTCCGCCGCCGAGCGGTTCATCATCGAGCACGAGTCGAGCGGCTACCCCAGCGCCCAGAACCCAGGGTCGACGGCGTTTGGGCTCGGGCAGCTCCTGCTCGACCAGCGTCTGCGCCACCTGGGCGCGGACTACGCCACCAGCGACTGCGCCAAGCAGCTCGCCGCCTTCCGGGCCTACGTCCGCGACCGCTACGGCACGGCCGAGGCGGCGATGGCGTTCTGGCTCGCCCACCACTGGTACTGACCCCACCCGACCATGGCACCGGCGCTCTCTGGGGCCGTGGGGTGGTGGGAGCCGCCTGGCCATGGCACCGGCGCGGGGGGCAGGGGGCCGTGGGGGAGGACGGTGACCAAGGCCGGCGCTCGCCGCCAGAGCGAGTTTCCCCACGCGAACGAAGGCTGCGGCAAGATGTCCCCCGTCGGCTGCCGACTCGCTCGGGAGGGATCCCGCTGGACCAGGACCCGCCGCCGCTGCCGCTGATGTGGTTCATGCTCCCGGGACAACGGCCCTGGCGGGAGCTGCACTGGCTGTCGCTGATGCCTGGGGCGGTGGTCACCGCGGTCGGCAGCCCACGGCCTCCCGAGGCGGTCGGCAGCCCGCGGCCGGCCGAGGCGGTCGGCTTCGTGCACCGCCCGTATCACCAGCCGACCAGGCGCTTCGTCGAGGCGGGGGCGCTCGCCTGGCTCCGGGGGCTCGGCTCGATCCCGGCGCCGATCCTCGACGGGCAGGAGTGGCTCGCCTCGCTGGAGCTCTGCGGCCTGGTCACGGGGCAGGCGAGCGCGCTGGCCAGGCGCCGGGGGCAGCGCCAGGCGGTGCTCGTCTGGGCCAACGACCCCGACACGCCCCTGTACCGGCTGCCGCCCTACCGCCAGGCGGTGCGCCGGGCCCGCTCCGCCGACCTGTTCCTCTGCTTCGTCGAGGCCGCCCGCGACCACTGCGTCGCCCTCGGCCTGCCCGAGGAGCGCTGCCGGGTCGTGCTCCCCGGGGTCGATACCGAGTTGTTCCACCCACCCGGGGCGCCGGTGGGCGAGCCGGTCGCCGCCTTCGTCTCCCCACTCGCCGCCAACAAAGGCATCGACCGGGTGCTCGAGGCCTTCCGGGTGGTGCGCGGGAGGCTGCCCGAGGCCGAGCTGCGGGTGGCCGGCTGCGGCCCGCTGGAAGGGCTGGTGCGCCGCGAGGCGGCCCGGACGGGGAGCGGGGTCCGCTTCCTCGGCGTCACCGGCCGCGAGGGGGTCGCCCGGGAGCTGCGGCGGGCGGCGGTGTTCGTCACCGCTCCGCGGCCGACCCGGGTCTGGAACGAGCAGTTCGGACTGGCCTACGTCGAGGCGATGGCCAGCGGCCTCCCGGTCGTCACCACCGCCTGCGGCTCCAACCACGAGGCCGTCCGGCCGCCCAACGAGCGCGTCCCCGACGACACCGAGGCCCTGGCCGAGGCGCTGCTCGGGTTCCTGGCCGACCCGGCCAGGCGGGCCCGGGTCGGCCAGGAGAACCGGCGCATGGTGCTCGACCGGCACGAGCTGCGCCGCCAGTGCGCACGCATGGGCGAGGCGTTCCGCCTCGCCGCCGGGTAGCCGGTCGCCGCCCGTCCGCCGCGAAGGGCGGCGGCGATTTCGGGGTCTGCCGCGACGACATGGATCCTCGCGGGTAACAGAAAGCTCTCGATTCAGGTACCTTGCAACCTCTTGGCGTCGTCGGCCCTCTTATTACTCCAGGAGTCGGCGCGGAGGGGCCGGGAGGTGACATGGCCGTCGATGATCCGCGGCCCCAGCACGACGGCCGCTCCCTCGGGGGTCTTCCCAGGTGGACGGGGTGGGACGCGGCGGCGAGCCTGCCACGATGGGTCCTCTGGAGCGCCGAGGTGCTCGCCATGGTCGCCCTCGCCCTGCTCGCGGCCCGCGTCCGGCACCCCTCCCGGCTGTTCACCCACCCGTTCTGGCTCGACGAGAGCTGGGTGGCCGACTCCACCCGGGCACCCTGGGACCAGCTCCGCCTGGTGAGCTTGTCGACGCCGATCGGCTGGACCGTGCTGCTGCGCGCCGTGCCCCGCTGGGGGGATGCCGAGCGCTACCGGCTGCTGCCGCTGGTGTTCGCCGTGGCAGGCGCAGTTCCCGCCTGGTTCCTGGGGCGGCAGCTCGGGCCCGAGCCCCGCGACCCCGTCACGGCCGGGCGGGCTGCCCGCCGCCCGTCATGGGCGCGCTGGATCGGGCCGCCCGTGGCCGGCCTGGCCGCCGTGCTCGCCCCCACCGCGCTCAGCTACCCCTACCTCAAGCAGTACAGCGCCGAGGCGTTCACCGCGCTGCTGCTCGTCGCCTTGGTCGCCTGGGTGGAGCGGCGCTGGTCGCCGGTACGGCTGGGCGTCGCGGCGGCCGTCGCCGTGGTG containing:
- a CDS encoding glycosyltransferase family 4 protein, whose translation is MWFMLPGQRPWRELHWLSLMPGAVVTAVGSPRPPEAVGSPRPAEAVGFVHRPYHQPTRRFVEAGALAWLRGLGSIPAPILDGQEWLASLELCGLVTGQASALARRRGQRQAVLVWANDPDTPLYRLPPYRQAVRRARSADLFLCFVEAARDHCVALGLPEERCRVVLPGVDTELFHPPGAPVGEPVAAFVSPLAANKGIDRVLEAFRVVRGRLPEAELRVAGCGPLEGLVRREAARTGSGVRFLGVTGREGVARELRRAAVFVTAPRPTRVWNEQFGLAYVEAMASGLPVVTTACGSNHEAVRPPNERVPDDTEALAEALLGFLADPARRARVGQENRRMVLDRHELRRQCARMGEAFRLAAG
- a CDS encoding DUF1918 domain-containing protein, whose product is MVSIGDRVLVESEKVGSSTRSGVVTGVEGNLITVRWDSGSVSVFIPSAGCLTVTGKEEPSPTAGA
- a CDS encoding FadR/GntR family transcriptional regulator, which encodes MAVTDEAIGKIKGMIVSGELRPGDRLPKEADLAERLGLSRSSLREAVKALSLIRVLDVRQGDGTYVTSLEPGLLLEGVGIAVELLQGETLLEITEVRRLFEPVATGLAATRISADQLTEVKGHLDAMRESSGDVEGLIRYDAAFHRAVIAATGNRTLTTLLERISSQTLRARSWRGLVDANAAGRTLAEHETIYAALAAGDSALAQAAALLHVGSTEMWLRPLLTGGEPGTGATDLSDPPAEPISGETDAVPAARA
- a CDS encoding amidohydrolase family protein — protein: MPFPRPGAEGAERPARVDAHQHVWDLSVRDQPWLTEAGMAPIHRSFAMADLVPAAAVARVTRTILVQVLPDLRETTEFLALAADSDLIGGVVGWMDLTRPDVAELLAALRALPGGDRLVGVRHLVQSEPDPGWLVRADVRRGLRAVGAAGLCYDLLTLPRQLPAAVDAARALPETTFVLDHLSKPPIASGALEPWATRIRELAAEPNVSCKLSGMVTEADRASWTVAALRPYADTAVEAFGPGRVMFGSDWPVCLLAASYAEVVAAADELLAGLAPAEQDEVFGGTAARVYRLAESGGR
- a CDS encoding CehA/McbA family metallohydrolase, which translates into the protein MNRASPLSPETRLVHADLHNHTLISDGDGEPGRAFDSMRAAGLDVAAITDHAAIAPEELTAEELTAHPPPDSIDRAAWRRLKQLADQAREDGAFVSLRGFEWSHPWLGHVNVWFSQHYLHPRATASPSVAPLWRWLAEPAPGAPSPRLASLAGFNHPGREVGRFSGFAFDPAVASRLVSFEIFNRDEDYLFEGTDAGWPSPLVECLEAGWRPGLTGVSDEHGTNWGFEPGKGRTGLHVGSLTRSGVHAALLDRRCFATRLAGLRLDAVAGRTPMGGLLAHWRGPVRFQLDVDRGPSWWGRPLLVQVLRPGWPMPVVTESVEVKVPRPDQLPLTFDVRVDAADGSWVVLRVTDPAEPADPRARGEFLAAGDAVAYTSPFYLVPDAPA
- the ggt gene encoding gamma-glutamyltransferase, whose translation is MPRRLLALLAATVLAFTLAPATVLAGSRAGQAAPTAEKRPTATGTGGAIATVDLDASKAGLGVLRRGGNAVDAAVAAAAILGVTEPYSAGIGGGGYMVVYLARERRVVTIDGRETAPARFREDSFVDPATGQPIPFAERVTSGLGVGVPGTPGTWRDALARYGTITLGEALAPAIQVAERGFVVDQTFRDQTLANLDRFRAVTPTRELFLTPGGDAPAVGSTFRNPDLAATYRLLAAKGLAPFYQGRIGHAIVDTVQHPPVAPGATLNVRPGLMALADLADYRTIARAPTRVAYRGREVYGMAPSSSGGTIVGEALNILEGFPLGAEPRALALHHYLEASRLAFADRNRWIGDPAYVRVPLRGLLAQGFAEERRCLIGPRAAASPVPPGDPFPPFDRDCRATGTGASGQASGPSTTHLTVADRWGNVVAYTLTIEQTGGSALTVPGYGFLLNNELTDFNPVPLFPGVPDPNLPAPGKRPRSSMSPTIVLDHGRPVLAVGSPGGASIITTVLQILVNRFDFGMSLPEAIAAPRASQRNADPGQAEPAFLATPEAVALQALGQRLGSVAELGAAAGVAFLPGGLLQAAAEPARRGGGSALVVHPR
- a CDS encoding PadR family transcriptional regulator, with the protein product MPDRPLNATAASLLGFLHQGPMTGWDLVATTQAAIGDFWSLSQSQVYRELAAMADAGLVTAGERGPRERQPYAITDAGRAAFAAWVDREPGPESIRYPLLLTIAFGRHLRPERLAAFVHGHRAEHAERLARYEQLHEAARAAGGQPDPYAMATLDFGLAYERAVLAWFDQLPPAIRGDGR